Proteins encoded by one window of Cylindrospermum stagnale PCC 7417:
- a CDS encoding DUF29 family protein codes for MEELLTLKGLLLQGDVQGALVIVEELEEMSRNDIIKTIRNYAVILLLHLIKQKAENRTTRSWEVSIRNSVREIQRENKRRKAGGYYLTREELGETLEEAYLNAIDQASLEVEEGRYESEELEKLVNCEEIIYHALDLISSGESS; via the coding sequence ATGGAAGAATTATTAACCCTGAAAGGCTTGCTTCTGCAAGGTGATGTCCAAGGGGCATTAGTTATAGTTGAAGAATTAGAAGAAATGAGCCGAAATGATATTATCAAGACGATTCGGAATTATGCAGTAATTCTGCTGTTGCACTTGATTAAACAAAAAGCTGAAAACCGCACAACTCGCTCTTGGGAAGTCTCAATTAGAAATTCGGTTCGGGAAATTCAACGAGAAAATAAACGTCGTAAAGCTGGAGGTTATTATCTCACAAGAGAAGAATTAGGAGAAACTTTAGAAGAAGCTTATTTGAATGCTATTGATCAGGCTTCGCTTGAAGTAGAAGAAGGTCGTTATGAGTCAGAAGAATTAGAAAAGCTGGTTAATTGCGAAGAAATTATTTATCATGCTTTAGATTTAATCTCATCAGGAGAATCAAGTTAA
- a CDS encoding Uma2 family endonuclease — MFALISPDKTQIPPGAVVRMPATWEEYQTLCQQRGDRTIPRLKYRDGEVLLMSPLPQHGRDAHLIASVITTLLDYFQLEYDAFTPVTMELPEESGLEPDYCFYIDNWQAVSGKKRINWSIDPPPDLVLEIDVTSYTDVNDYLPYRVPEIWLCKQKQLFIYQLHQNSYLSQTHSRYFPTLDLHGIVQQCLETAYNRNTSAAIRELRQFLDHEKS, encoded by the coding sequence ATGTTTGCCCTGATATCACCAGATAAAACCCAAATTCCCCCTGGTGCAGTGGTGCGGATGCCTGCAACTTGGGAAGAATATCAAACTCTCTGCCAACAACGGGGCGATCGCACAATTCCCCGGTTAAAATATCGAGATGGGGAAGTTCTGCTGATGTCACCTTTGCCACAACATGGTCGAGATGCTCACCTCATCGCTAGTGTAATCACTACCCTTCTCGATTATTTCCAGCTTGAGTATGATGCTTTCACCCCGGTGACAATGGAACTCCCCGAAGAAAGCGGACTAGAACCGGATTACTGTTTCTACATTGACAACTGGCAAGCTGTATCTGGCAAAAAGCGCATTAACTGGAGTATTGATCCACCACCCGATCTGGTGCTGGAAATTGATGTCACTAGTTATACTGATGTCAACGACTATTTACCCTATCGCGTGCCAGAAATTTGGCTGTGTAAACAAAAGCAACTGTTTATTTATCAACTTCACCAAAACAGCTATTTATCCCAAACCCATAGCCGCTACTTCCCTACTCTTGACTTACATGGCATTGTCCAGCAGTGTTTGGAAACTGCCTATAACCGCAATACCAGTGCAGCCATACGAGAACTAAGGCAATTCCTTGATCATGAAAAATCCTAA